A single genomic interval of Physeter macrocephalus isolate SW-GA chromosome 5, ASM283717v5, whole genome shotgun sequence harbors:
- the TMEM168 gene encoding transmembrane protein 168 isoform X2: protein MFLIVLPLESMAHGLFHELGNCLGGTSVGYAIVIPTNFCSPDGQPTLLPPEHVQELNLRSTGMLNAIQRFFAYHMIETYGCDYSTSGLSFDTLHSKLKAFLELRTVDGPRHDTYVLYYSGHTHGTGEWALAGGDILRLDTLLEWWREKNGSFCSRLIIILDSENSTPWVKEVRKINDQYIAVQGAEMTKTIDIEEADPPQLGDFTKDWVEYNCNSTNNICWTEKGRTVKAVYGVSKRWSDYTLHLPTGSDVAKHWMLYFPRITYPLVHLANWLCGLNLFWICKTCFRCLKRLKMSWFLPTVLDTGQGFKLVKS, encoded by the exons ATGTTTCTAATTGTTTTGCCATTGGAATCTATGGCTCATGGCCTCTTCCATGAATTGGGTAACTGTTTAGGAGGAACATCTGTTGGATATGCTATTGTGATTCCCACCAACTTCTGCAG tCCTGATGGTCAGCCAACACTTCTTCCACCAGAACATGTACAGGAGTTAAATTTGAGGTCTACTGGCATGCTCAACGCTATCCAAAGATTTTTTGCATATCACATGATTGAGACCTATGGATGTGACTATTCTACAAGTGGCCTGTCCTTTGATACTCTACATTCCAAACTGAAAGCTTTCCTTGAACTTCGGactgtggatggacctagacatgaTACGTATGTTTTGTATTACAGTGGGCACACCCATGGTACAGGAGAGTGGGCTCTTGCAG GTGGAGACATACTACGCCTTGACACACTTTTAGAATGGTGGCGAGAAAAGAATGGTTCCTTCTGTTCCCGACTTATTATCATATTAGACAGTGAGAATTCAACGCCCTGGGtgaaagaagtgagaaaaatcaATGACCAGTATATTGCAGTGCAAGGAGCAGAGATGACAAAAACAATAGATATTGAAGAAGCTGACCCACCACAGCTGGGTGACTTTACAAAAGACTGGGTAGAATATAACTGCAACTCCACTAATAACATCTGCTGGACTGAAAAGGGACGCACAGTGAAAGCAGTGTATGGCGTGTCAAAACGGTGGAGTGACTACACTCTGCATTTGCCAACGGGAAGCGATGTGGCCAAGCACTGGATGTTGTACTTTCCTCGTATTACATATCCACTAGTGCATTTGGCCAATTGGTTGTGTGGTCTGAATCTTTTTTGGATCTGCAAAACTTGTTTTAGGTgcttgaaaagattaaaaatgagtTGGTTTCTTCCTACTGTGCTGGACACAGGACAAGGCTTCAAACTTGTCAAATCTTAA